From a single Aminobacterium mobile DSM 12262 genomic region:
- the murJ gene encoding murein biosynthesis integral membrane protein MurJ, whose protein sequence is MSSRVSRMVRHALVMMVGTFASRILGLAREIVTAALFGASSELDAFYIAYTLANLSRQMLAEGALSAAFVPVFSQSLAQKGKERAAYLAKQAFSILLIAGFSVVLVGIFFSPLLVKIMAPGFDAVKASLAVSMTRWLFPFLLLVSLAALAMGVLNSLDSYFVPAIAPALSNVVYLLVLFLLVSRCGIWTLVVAVLAGGVCQWGLQWFWSAWKGVPLVPAKPDRHDKDLRKMMTLFFPYALGLSLNQVNPVVSRMLGSFLQDGAISVLNYANRVIQLPLGLFVIAISQAVLPELSRCATGDNHEFKETVQDSVRFALFIVLPVTVGLILVSDEVVNFLFYRGAFDSWAWHATGKALAMYAWGLPGMACTTIFLRGLYAQSSPRAALMVTASSVVFNIIFCLLLIKPMGFSGLALATSLGFTVSAIVGGYLLSKVMEKPLHIFTVQWSGRIVGILAIMSGAVWQYRKFLLYPVGASLPMKGIWILAVFIIGAVVYGGCTWFFSFKEWGWLMGAFSKKRSFRGENMDDKK, encoded by the coding sequence ATGTCCTCTCGTGTTTCCAGAATGGTTCGCCACGCATTAGTTATGATGGTGGGAACTTTTGCCAGCCGAATTTTAGGGTTGGCTCGTGAAATTGTTACGGCAGCTCTTTTTGGTGCATCGAGCGAACTCGATGCTTTTTATATTGCTTATACTTTAGCAAATTTATCCCGACAAATGTTGGCTGAAGGAGCTTTGTCGGCGGCATTTGTTCCTGTTTTTTCTCAAAGCTTGGCTCAAAAAGGCAAAGAGAGGGCAGCATATCTGGCGAAACAAGCTTTTTCTATTCTCCTCATTGCCGGATTTTCAGTGGTCTTAGTGGGGATATTCTTTTCCCCCCTTCTTGTGAAAATTATGGCCCCTGGCTTCGATGCTGTCAAAGCATCTCTCGCTGTCTCAATGACGCGTTGGCTGTTTCCGTTCCTATTACTTGTTTCTTTAGCGGCTTTGGCCATGGGAGTGCTAAACAGTCTCGATTCTTATTTTGTCCCGGCCATAGCGCCAGCTCTTAGTAACGTTGTTTATTTATTGGTTCTGTTTCTGTTGGTTTCTCGTTGTGGGATATGGACCCTTGTTGTTGCTGTTTTGGCTGGAGGTGTTTGTCAATGGGGGCTTCAATGGTTTTGGAGTGCCTGGAAAGGTGTTCCTCTTGTACCAGCGAAGCCTGATCGTCATGATAAAGATCTGAGAAAAATGATGACACTCTTTTTCCCTTACGCATTAGGACTTTCCCTTAACCAGGTCAATCCGGTAGTGAGTCGGATGTTAGGGTCTTTTTTACAGGACGGAGCCATCTCAGTATTGAACTACGCCAATAGAGTAATACAACTCCCGTTAGGACTTTTCGTCATAGCAATCTCCCAAGCTGTTTTGCCAGAACTTTCACGATGTGCAACTGGTGATAACCACGAGTTTAAAGAGACTGTTCAGGACTCCGTTCGTTTTGCTCTTTTTATAGTACTTCCGGTAACAGTGGGACTGATTCTTGTCTCCGACGAAGTTGTTAATTTTCTTTTTTATCGAGGTGCTTTTGATAGTTGGGCCTGGCATGCCACTGGTAAGGCTCTTGCAATGTACGCTTGGGGGTTACCCGGCATGGCTTGTACTACCATTTTTTTGCGGGGACTTTATGCTCAGAGCAGCCCTCGGGCAGCTTTAATGGTCACAGCTTCCAGCGTGGTATTCAATATTATATTCTGTCTTCTCCTAATCAAACCCATGGGGTTTTCAGGGCTTGCTCTTGCTACTTCTCTCGGGTTTACGGTCTCAGCTATTGTAGGTGGATATTTACTTTCGAAAGTTATGGAAAAACCTCTTCATATCTTTACCGTACAATGGAGCGGCCGAATAGTAGGAATTTTAGCTATTATGTCTGGTGCTGTTTGGCAATACCGGAAATTTTTACTCTACCCAGTTGGAGCTTCTCTTCCCATGAAAGGTATCTGGATTTTAGCAGTTTTCATTATTGGAGCAGTGGTATATGGAGGCTGTACATGGTTCTTTAGTTTTAAAGAATGGGGATGGCTTATGGGGGCTTTCTCTAAAAAACGTTCCTTCAGAGGAGAGAACATGGATGACAAAAAATAG
- a CDS encoding hydrogenase 3 maturation endopeptidase HyCI, whose protein sequence is MSFIILWGTGNPLFGDDGVGPFVAQYLQKKEMEHPICAINCETTPENYIGDLQRQHPDLLLIVDAADMGLPPGSTRQIPFEEIQNATFSTHGLPLDLLLKEKAQEIPIIFIGIQPYSQELGDSLSLPVQNAALELISLLLSGKWKNIPLLYQEKRSPK, encoded by the coding sequence ATGAGCTTTATTATTCTTTGGGGTACAGGAAATCCCCTCTTTGGTGACGATGGAGTTGGTCCGTTTGTCGCCCAATATTTACAGAAAAAAGAGATGGAACATCCCATCTGCGCTATTAATTGCGAAACAACTCCGGAAAATTATATTGGCGACTTGCAACGACAACACCCAGACCTGCTGCTTATAGTAGACGCAGCCGATATGGGGCTTCCTCCGGGATCCACACGTCAGATACCCTTTGAAGAAATACAAAATGCCACATTTAGCACTCACGGACTCCCCTTAGATCTGTTGTTAAAAGAAAAGGCTCAAGAAATACCTATTATTTTTATCGGAATACAACCATATTCGCAAGAATTGGGTGATTCCCTTTCTCTGCCAGTTCAAAATGCAGCATTAGAACTTATATCTTTGCTACTCTCTGGCAAATGGAAAAATATCCCTCTTCTTTACCAAGAGAAGCGATCGCCTAAATAG
- the lptB gene encoding LPS export ABC transporter ATP-binding protein has translation MSAKTLKAREVCKAYKGRTVVSSVDIDVHMGEIVGLLGPNGAGKTTTFYMIVGLIKPDSGRVMIDEKDITSLPMYRRARIGVGYLPQEASVFRNLSVQENIELVLQELGRPKKEIEKMVEHILDELGLTDLADVPGYALSGGERRRVEIARCLSIMPDFVLLDEPFSGIDPIAVYDIQQIILSLRAKGYGILLTDHNVRDTLAITDRTYLIHQGEIIIEGPPDEVAQSEVARKFYLGDRFSW, from the coding sequence ATGAGCGCAAAGACTCTTAAAGCTCGAGAGGTCTGCAAAGCATACAAGGGAAGAACTGTGGTCTCTTCTGTCGATATTGATGTGCATATGGGAGAGATTGTGGGGCTTCTTGGTCCTAATGGGGCTGGTAAAACTACGACATTCTATATGATTGTAGGTCTTATAAAGCCAGATTCTGGACGGGTTATGATTGATGAAAAAGACATCACTTCTCTTCCGATGTATCGCCGAGCAAGAATAGGAGTAGGCTATCTTCCTCAAGAGGCATCAGTTTTTAGAAATCTTTCAGTGCAAGAGAATATAGAACTTGTTTTACAGGAACTTGGTCGGCCTAAAAAAGAGATAGAGAAAATGGTGGAGCACATTCTTGACGAACTGGGGCTTACCGATCTGGCAGATGTTCCAGGTTATGCTCTCAGCGGAGGAGAGCGACGGAGGGTAGAAATCGCACGGTGCCTTTCTATCATGCCGGATTTTGTTCTGCTAGATGAGCCCTTTAGTGGTATTGACCCCATAGCAGTCTACGATATCCAGCAAATCATACTAAGCCTGAGAGCGAAAGGGTACGGTATATTGCTTACAGACCATAATGTGCGCGATACTTTGGCGATTACTGATCGTACATACTTAATTCACCAGGGCGAAATTATTATTGAGGGCCCACCTGATGAAGTAGCTCAGAGCGAAGTCGCTCGCAAATTCTATTTAGGCGATCGCTTCTCTTGGTAA
- the lptC gene encoding LptA/OstA family protein: MHKCLRQLRLFVPFCFLLIWSGVLWGEEARITAENMSYDSKTGAFVAEKNVRIERVELFITAPRGDGNLKSRKITLSGGVHIGGKWEQEPVDLSCNSLDGDLSQDGEYILREKVSGYFGTRSIDADELNMSKIAFSSKKVRKFEDSQQKIFVSAESVKGTIKEGQTTDINASGNVVIIFTGTDGQKTRITGSTATYSKAQDLLRVRGNAVALQLDRTLRAEEILYSPGTGKMEASGQPQVTFQLHEKKGNDANERKDS, translated from the coding sequence ATGCATAAATGCTTAAGACAGCTAAGGTTATTCGTCCCCTTTTGTTTCCTTTTAATTTGGTCGGGGGTTCTTTGGGGAGAAGAAGCCCGGATAACAGCGGAAAATATGTCTTATGATTCCAAAACGGGGGCTTTTGTAGCGGAAAAAAATGTTCGAATAGAGCGAGTGGAGTTATTTATTACAGCTCCGCGAGGAGATGGAAATCTCAAGAGTCGAAAAATAACCCTCAGTGGGGGAGTTCATATTGGCGGGAAGTGGGAGCAGGAGCCAGTTGATCTTTCCTGTAATTCTTTAGATGGTGATTTGTCTCAGGATGGTGAATATATTCTTCGAGAAAAGGTTTCCGGATACTTCGGCACTCGTTCCATTGACGCTGATGAGCTTAATATGAGTAAAATAGCTTTCTCTTCAAAGAAAGTGCGGAAATTTGAGGATAGCCAGCAGAAAATTTTTGTTTCAGCTGAATCGGTGAAGGGTACCATAAAAGAAGGACAGACCACAGATATAAACGCTTCAGGAAATGTGGTGATAATTTTTACCGGCACAGATGGGCAAAAAACCCGTATCACCGGTTCCACGGCTACCTATTCAAAAGCTCAGGACTTGTTGCGAGTACGTGGGAACGCAGTAGCTCTGCAGTTGGATCGCACTTTACGGGCAGAAGAGATCTTGTACTCGCCAGGAACAGGTAAAATGGAGGCCTCAGGGCAACCGCAGGTTACTTTTCAGCTTCATGAAAAGAAAGGGAACGATGCAAATGAGCGCAAAGACTCTTAA
- a CDS encoding ACT domain-containing protein yields the protein MQNINREKTSSLIFLDLDVAKVALLGVPDIPGIAASLFAALAEVEIDVEMIVQSVMRGQVNDVAFLVRKSGLEGAIRVCRAVSMEIDAQGVIFDTEIAKISVSSLPSDKRDFPARVFSALAHQGVNIDMILALPSSVTCVVAAAKVEEAFEALKQELGGCE from the coding sequence ATGCAAAATATAAACAGAGAAAAGACCTCAAGTCTCATTTTTCTTGATCTGGATGTGGCGAAAGTAGCCCTCCTTGGAGTGCCAGATATTCCAGGCATAGCAGCCTCCCTCTTTGCAGCCCTTGCTGAAGTGGAAATCGATGTAGAGATGATTGTTCAGAGCGTTATGAGAGGACAAGTGAATGATGTAGCTTTTTTAGTGAGAAAAAGCGGGCTTGAGGGAGCTATCCGTGTTTGTCGGGCTGTTTCTATGGAGATTGATGCTCAAGGGGTTATCTTCGATACAGAGATAGCAAAGATATCTGTTTCTTCGTTGCCCTCTGATAAGAGGGATTTCCCTGCTAGGGTTTTTAGCGCTCTAGCCCATCAAGGAGTAAATATTGATATGATTTTAGCTCTTCCTTCTAGCGTAACGTGTGTTGTAGCTGCAGCGAAGGTAGAAGAGGCTTTCGAAGCGTTGAAACAAGAACTTGGGGGCTGTGAGTAG
- the thrC gene encoding threonine synthase: protein MPRLGILCRYEQHLPLTEATPRISLFEGETPLFPLRHLSRELSVVLWAKFEGLNPTGSFKDRGMVMAAAKALEEGSRAFICASTGNTSASAAAYAALVGLPCFVLLPAGKVALGKLTQALIHGAKVVAIRGNFDEALELAHQGALAKKLTLVNSLNPFRLLGQRTAAWEICDELTDMPDWIVLPVGNAGNISAYGAALEYYREIGKIHKIPRLIGVQAEGAAPLVLGHTIENPDTIAAAIRIGNPVNREKALHAVEISRGQFFSVSDDEILSAQKELASHEGLFAEPASCAPVALLCKLKKLGKLPEGIQIVVVLTGNGLKDPDAPLQGIPDLSVVDGTLEALGGILGL from the coding sequence ATGCCAAGATTAGGGATCCTTTGTCGATATGAACAGCATCTTCCATTGACGGAGGCCACTCCTCGTATATCGCTTTTTGAGGGGGAAACGCCTCTTTTCCCTCTACGCCATCTCAGCCGAGAACTATCAGTGGTTCTTTGGGCAAAATTTGAGGGTCTGAATCCAACGGGGTCTTTTAAAGATCGCGGAATGGTTATGGCCGCTGCTAAAGCATTAGAGGAGGGGAGTAGAGCCTTTATTTGCGCCTCTACAGGTAATACCTCTGCTTCTGCAGCTGCTTATGCGGCACTGGTAGGGCTGCCTTGCTTCGTGTTGCTCCCGGCAGGGAAGGTGGCTCTTGGTAAGCTGACACAAGCTCTTATACATGGAGCCAAAGTTGTAGCGATTCGAGGAAATTTTGATGAAGCCTTGGAACTAGCTCATCAAGGAGCTTTAGCGAAAAAACTTACGCTTGTTAACTCTTTGAATCCTTTCCGCCTTTTGGGACAGAGAACTGCTGCATGGGAGATTTGCGATGAATTGACAGATATGCCTGATTGGATTGTTCTTCCAGTAGGCAATGCGGGCAATATTAGCGCCTACGGAGCAGCCTTGGAGTATTATCGAGAAATAGGTAAAATTCATAAAATACCTCGCCTTATAGGGGTACAAGCAGAGGGGGCAGCTCCTCTTGTCTTGGGACATACGATAGAGAACCCAGACACTATAGCTGCTGCTATACGCATAGGAAACCCCGTGAATAGGGAGAAAGCTTTGCATGCAGTAGAAATAAGTCGAGGGCAGTTTTTTTCTGTTTCTGACGATGAAATTCTTTCAGCACAGAAAGAATTGGCTTCTCATGAAGGCCTTTTTGCCGAGCCCGCATCTTGTGCTCCTGTGGCGCTACTCTGCAAACTTAAAAAATTAGGCAAGCTTCCGGAGGGCATTCAAATTGTGGTGGTCCTTACAGGGAATGGCTTAAAAGATCCAGATGCACCTCTCCAGGGGATTCCCGATCTAAGTGTAGTCGATGGAACCCTAGAAGCTCTTGGAGGCATATTGGGCCTATGA
- a CDS encoding class II fructose-bisphosphate aldolase, with amino-acid sequence MRTNSASYKEMLKKRPLNVQALWGNEEVGLVSGRDIVRAFREANAIILAANARNPLTVKGVFRAAKKLNAAVFIEIAKSESTYCAGNFDNLPEYAVKTSSELGHGVIFGLHVDHYAIKSEADLFKAVSHIPSVIQKGWTSVAIDASHLPDWENLCNTRDVAMHIPAYLGLEVEVGEIKGPGELTTVEEAKFFIGGLNAWGIFPDLLAISNGSLHGTYDTGQQEGIDLDRTLEIAQAIRPYGVSIAQHGISGTPIEKVAKFAKYGINKGNVATLFQNIVFGIKMDPDTGNAITEKGSYVKESHRGVSEETWKKIVEWCDAQGYSRKDGNYKKSNLPMGKYIMNESPEIIGRIIDETEEWATRFIKAFNAENSAEKVLEVISRRQDYNGAPEQAILGARANYNKETAPDLSKKDNKDYSD; translated from the coding sequence ATGAGAACGAACAGCGCCTCATATAAGGAGATGCTGAAAAAACGCCCTCTGAATGTTCAGGCTTTGTGGGGAAATGAAGAAGTTGGATTAGTCAGTGGTCGTGATATTGTTCGAGCTTTTAGAGAAGCGAATGCTATTATTCTTGCTGCTAATGCACGAAACCCCTTGACGGTAAAAGGAGTTTTCAGAGCTGCTAAAAAATTGAATGCTGCTGTTTTTATCGAGATTGCAAAGTCAGAATCGACATATTGTGCTGGCAATTTTGATAACCTTCCAGAATATGCAGTGAAAACATCTTCCGAGTTGGGGCATGGTGTAATTTTTGGCCTTCACGTCGATCATTATGCTATTAAATCCGAAGCGGATCTTTTTAAGGCAGTGAGTCACATCCCTTCGGTTATTCAAAAGGGATGGACCTCTGTTGCTATAGATGCATCTCATCTGCCAGATTGGGAAAATTTGTGCAATACTCGAGATGTAGCTATGCATATTCCTGCCTATCTTGGCTTAGAAGTGGAAGTTGGCGAGATAAAAGGGCCAGGGGAATTGACAACAGTAGAAGAAGCAAAATTCTTTATCGGTGGCCTCAATGCTTGGGGAATTTTCCCTGATTTGCTTGCTATATCCAATGGAAGTCTTCATGGGACTTACGATACAGGACAACAAGAGGGTATCGACCTTGATCGAACGTTGGAAATAGCTCAGGCAATCCGCCCTTATGGTGTTTCCATCGCACAACATGGTATCTCTGGAACTCCTATAGAAAAAGTTGCCAAATTTGCCAAGTATGGGATTAACAAAGGGAATGTAGCTACTCTTTTCCAAAATATAGTATTTGGAATCAAGATGGATCCAGATACAGGAAATGCTATAACAGAAAAAGGTTCTTATGTAAAAGAATCTCACCGAGGTGTTTCTGAAGAGACATGGAAGAAAATTGTGGAATGGTGCGATGCTCAGGGCTACAGCCGTAAAGATGGAAATTATAAAAAATCCAACCTTCCTATGGGCAAGTATATTATGAATGAATCTCCTGAGATCATCGGGCGTATCATAGATGAAACTGAAGAGTGGGCTACGCGTTTTATAAAAGCCTTTAATGCAGAAAACTCAGCGGAAAAAGTGCTGGAAGTAATTTCTCGACGGCAGGATTATAACGGGGCTCCTGAACAAGCTATTTTGGGAGCTCGGGCCAATTATAATAAAGAAACAGCGCCAGATCTTAGCAAAAAGGATAATAAAGACTATTCCGACTAG
- a CDS encoding sodium-dependent transporter codes for MKQEETEREQWGSQVGFLLASAGSAIGLGNIWRFPYITGKNGGAAFLVIYVILAFTIGASIMLAEFVIGRAAKKNAVGAFKELKGGAWPIVGWMGLVVAFIILSYYAVIGGWTFAYIFKSFTGLMSLHDTSAAQNAFLGFIANPTQVLFAFFAFMLMVVLVVYKGIGQGIERASKILMPGLFVIILILVARALTLPGASKGVAFYLKPDFSKVTGGTIIDALGQAFYSLSLGMGVLITFGSYIGKNENIPKSVAIVTLLDTLVAFLAGLIIFPTVFSFGIDAGAGAGLTFITLPAVFSKMWGGMVWSGLFFALLFIAALTSSVSLFEVVVSYCKDELGWSRGKSSFLMGTAIFLLGIPSALSQGAYPINLFGKSFLDAMDWICNNILLTTGGLLISLFVGWVVTDRIKDNVSNKGRLNFAFMSPWLLILRFFAPIAIVLIMWNGLR; via the coding sequence GTGAAACAGGAAGAAACGGAAAGGGAACAATGGGGAAGCCAAGTTGGTTTTCTCCTCGCATCAGCAGGATCAGCAATTGGTCTTGGTAATATTTGGCGTTTCCCCTACATTACAGGGAAAAATGGAGGAGCAGCTTTTCTAGTGATATACGTTATTTTGGCATTCACTATTGGAGCGTCAATAATGCTGGCAGAGTTTGTCATCGGGCGTGCGGCGAAAAAAAATGCAGTGGGAGCTTTCAAGGAGCTAAAGGGAGGGGCCTGGCCTATCGTTGGTTGGATGGGACTAGTTGTGGCTTTTATTATCCTCTCGTACTATGCAGTTATAGGGGGATGGACTTTCGCTTATATTTTCAAGTCGTTCACAGGCCTCATGTCTCTTCATGATACGTCGGCTGCTCAGAATGCTTTTCTAGGCTTTATTGCCAATCCCACTCAAGTTCTTTTTGCTTTTTTTGCTTTTATGCTTATGGTTGTTCTTGTAGTGTATAAAGGCATTGGACAAGGTATTGAGCGGGCCAGCAAAATCCTCATGCCAGGACTTTTTGTCATCATACTCATTCTTGTTGCCAGGGCTTTGACGCTTCCCGGAGCATCGAAAGGTGTTGCTTTTTATCTTAAACCCGACTTTTCCAAAGTTACTGGGGGCACGATTATTGATGCTTTGGGACAGGCTTTTTATTCCCTTTCTCTCGGCATGGGGGTCCTCATTACTTTTGGCAGTTACATTGGCAAGAATGAAAATATTCCAAAATCAGTTGCCATAGTTACTCTTCTTGATACCCTTGTTGCTTTTCTTGCAGGATTAATCATTTTCCCTACTGTTTTCTCTTTTGGTATTGATGCGGGAGCAGGTGCAGGCCTTACTTTTATAACTTTGCCCGCAGTCTTTTCGAAGATGTGGGGTGGTATGGTTTGGTCGGGGCTCTTTTTTGCACTTCTTTTTATAGCTGCACTTACCTCGTCGGTATCTCTTTTTGAGGTGGTCGTTTCTTACTGTAAAGATGAATTGGGCTGGAGCAGAGGAAAGAGTTCCTTTCTTATGGGAACGGCTATCTTCCTTCTTGGAATTCCATCAGCTCTCTCCCAGGGTGCCTATCCCATTAATCTTTTTGGTAAGAGTTTTCTCGATGCCATGGATTGGATCTGCAATAACATTCTTTTAACTACAGGCGGTCTTTTGATCTCCCTTTTTGTAGGATGGGTTGTAACAGATAGAATCAAAGATAATGTTTCCAATAAAGGCAGACTCAACTTTGCCTTTATGTCACCGTGGCTTTTGATACTGCGTTTTTTTGCTCCTATAGCTATTGTTCTAATTATGTGGAATGGCCTTCGTTAG
- the speD gene encoding adenosylmethionine decarboxylase: MSPKGYHFIVEASGCGDVIGQVEKLQEILVEAAKRAHTQVWSVSFHRFPPNGVSGVVVISESHLSVHTWPEAQYMALDIYTCGEHSMPEAAVQYVLEQIEATHTHITEITRGIDDGDQLYYHSFITWEERLKEGSEG; encoded by the coding sequence ATGTCACCAAAAGGATATCACTTTATTGTTGAAGCTTCTGGGTGTGGTGATGTTATCGGACAGGTAGAGAAACTTCAGGAGATACTTGTAGAAGCGGCGAAGAGAGCGCATACTCAGGTTTGGTCCGTATCCTTTCACAGATTTCCTCCTAATGGGGTAAGTGGCGTAGTAGTGATCAGCGAATCGCATCTTTCTGTTCATACTTGGCCTGAAGCGCAGTATATGGCTCTCGATATATATACGTGTGGGGAACATAGCATGCCGGAAGCAGCGGTTCAGTATGTACTTGAGCAAATAGAGGCTACCCATACTCACATTACAGAGATAACTCGAGGAATTGACGATGGAGATCAACTCTATTATCACTCGTTTATCACTTGGGAAGAGAGACTAAAAGAGGGAAGCGAAGGGTAG
- a CDS encoding DUF4412 domain-containing protein: MRNRIILIALTGIFVLCGLSSWSFAGASVEFEANFTINIEGEETESGRIYVKGQKFRQEVEEDGVARIVISEGLQGNVLVILPEEEAYLKIPLDGWNVAMDQKSAEETLQGKAVMENLGKEKVNGYDCNKYRYTYRDPDMGVMIVWFSEKLQASIKHIQTGPSGTSEMILSDIKEHTIPDHLFEVPKGYQEMNIFAPGGE; encoded by the coding sequence GTGAGGAATAGAATTATTTTGATTGCATTAACTGGCATCTTTGTTTTATGTGGCCTATCGTCATGGAGTTTTGCTGGAGCGAGTGTGGAGTTTGAGGCGAATTTTACTATAAATATCGAGGGAGAAGAAACGGAATCAGGACGTATTTATGTAAAGGGCCAAAAATTTCGTCAGGAAGTAGAGGAGGACGGGGTAGCACGAATTGTTATTTCTGAAGGTCTTCAAGGGAATGTTCTCGTGATTTTGCCGGAAGAAGAAGCGTATCTGAAAATACCTTTGGATGGATGGAACGTAGCTATGGACCAAAAGAGCGCTGAAGAAACTTTACAAGGAAAAGCTGTCATGGAGAATCTTGGCAAGGAAAAAGTGAATGGATATGACTGTAACAAATATCGCTACACATACCGTGATCCTGATATGGGTGTTATGATAGTGTGGTTTTCTGAAAAACTTCAAGCCTCTATAAAGCATATTCAGACAGGCCCTTCTGGTACATCAGAGATGATACTTTCAGATATAAAAGAACATACAATACCTGATCACCTTTTCGAAGTTCCGAAAGGATACCAGGAGATGAATATTTTTGCTCCGGGAGGGGAATAA
- a CDS encoding phosphodiester glycosidase family protein: MRRKTTSLLLIGLLFLISCVNLQPASAVSRGEMAEVIIKTLDLPRWTGQDRFSDVPTDHPFFSAIETARAYGIIFPGEKFHPDLEATRIEALHFAFKAMGWSHEAEIAQFLAPQENEDIPPFMLPSLSLGALCSPLAPQPFINFPRQNLEREDLAELANWLYSCRRSMIWDQTFYGEHTSLRIHREKVGTPPISWAIFITETPDATAAQKIEAELSQKGLSAFIINSETTYTVYTGPYSNFVKAWEIFETLPTELGAKIVPHSQQKSEALFWAALQTEGIQKTSTIITAPSLGQPLLPLKHMTDKTRAEAAINGGFFSSRKPIGTLIVRGIPLSPSYAQRSAMGWTEEGATFWGNGEFRALLRDEYRIAPITDLNSVPPENGLGLFSSIAGQFFKPLPLDSVLYLFGNDSISEAGSLIRSQRAVPDNSLLLAARGIGIDMIKSFISERKTISMEIEWRDPSMDGSYYALQGGPMLLKDGQLQTRNEGFSQKLREEKHPRTIVGTDGQKVWWIVIDGRNPWHSGGATLLEAARLANDLGLSTVLNLDGGGSSELVWKGQIINAIPGGRERPLPYGIFFAPSTTGGEGSPVS, translated from the coding sequence GTGAGAAGAAAAACGACATCACTATTGCTAATTGGTCTTCTATTCCTCATATCTTGCGTAAACCTACAACCTGCTTCAGCTGTTAGTCGTGGAGAAATGGCTGAGGTCATAATTAAAACATTAGATCTCCCTCGATGGACAGGACAAGATCGTTTTTCCGATGTGCCCACAGATCATCCATTTTTTTCTGCAATAGAAACAGCTCGAGCTTATGGGATTATTTTCCCCGGAGAAAAATTTCACCCGGATTTGGAGGCCACACGAATAGAAGCTCTCCATTTTGCTTTCAAAGCCATGGGATGGTCTCACGAAGCAGAAATCGCTCAGTTTTTGGCTCCTCAAGAAAACGAAGATATCCCTCCTTTTATGTTGCCTTCATTATCTCTAGGGGCTCTTTGTTCTCCTCTGGCTCCACAACCCTTCATCAACTTTCCCCGACAAAACCTTGAGAGAGAAGACCTTGCTGAGTTAGCCAACTGGCTTTATTCATGCCGCCGCTCTATGATCTGGGATCAAACTTTTTATGGAGAACACACGAGTCTTCGAATACATAGAGAAAAGGTCGGAACACCACCTATTTCCTGGGCTATTTTTATAACAGAAACACCAGATGCAACTGCTGCACAAAAAATAGAAGCAGAGTTATCTCAAAAAGGGCTCTCTGCTTTTATTATTAATTCTGAAACTACCTACACTGTTTACACAGGACCATACTCTAATTTTGTTAAAGCATGGGAAATATTCGAAACCTTACCTACGGAGTTGGGCGCTAAAATCGTTCCTCACAGTCAACAAAAAAGCGAGGCCCTTTTTTGGGCAGCTCTTCAAACAGAGGGTATCCAGAAAACATCAACCATCATAACAGCTCCATCTTTAGGACAACCACTTTTGCCTCTTAAACACATGACCGACAAAACAAGAGCTGAAGCTGCTATTAATGGTGGCTTTTTCTCTTCGAGAAAACCAATAGGAACCCTCATTGTTCGTGGCATTCCTCTTTCTCCCTCGTATGCACAGCGTTCTGCTATGGGATGGACCGAAGAAGGGGCTACTTTCTGGGGGAATGGAGAATTCCGTGCCCTATTAAGAGACGAATATCGTATAGCCCCTATAACCGATCTTAATTCTGTTCCTCCAGAGAATGGTTTAGGGCTGTTTTCTTCCATAGCAGGACAGTTCTTTAAACCTCTTCCTCTAGATTCAGTTCTTTATCTCTTCGGAAATGACAGTATTTCGGAAGCTGGATCTCTCATTCGTTCTCAGCGAGCTGTTCCAGATAACAGCCTTCTTCTCGCCGCTCGCGGAATAGGCATAGATATGATTAAATCTTTCATCTCTGAAAGAAAAACTATTTCTATGGAAATAGAGTGGCGAGACCCCTCTATGGATGGATCATATTATGCCCTGCAAGGTGGACCAATGCTTCTCAAAGATGGGCAACTTCAGACACGCAATGAAGGGTTCTCTCAAAAGCTGAGAGAAGAGAAACATCCACGCACTATAGTAGGAACTGACGGACAAAAGGTATGGTGGATAGTAATAGATGGTCGTAACCCATGGCACAGTGGAGGAGCAACGCTTCTAGAAGCAGCTCGCCTCGCTAACGACCTCGGCCTATCCACCGTTTTGAACCTTGACGGAGGAGGGTCTTCCGAACTTGTTTGGAAAGGACAAATTATTAATGCCATTCCTGGGGGAAGAGAGAGACCTCTCCCTTATGGAATCTTTTTCGCACCCAGCACTACTGGCGGGGAGGGATCTCCCGTTTCGTAA